The following coding sequences are from one Halosolutus amylolyticus window:
- a CDS encoding dodecin, with protein sequence MVFKKIRLIGTSTESFDDAADDAIDRAEDTLQNVYWIEVDELGVEIASADDREYQAEVTVAFELED encoded by the coding sequence ATGGTCTTCAAAAAGATCAGACTGATCGGGACGAGCACGGAGAGCTTCGACGACGCCGCCGACGACGCGATCGATCGGGCCGAGGACACGCTCCAGAACGTCTACTGGATCGAAGTCGACGAACTCGGGGTCGAGATCGCGAGCGCCGACGACCGGGAGTACCAGGCGGAGGTCACCGTCGCGTTCGAACTCGAGGACTGA
- a CDS encoding HesB/IscA family protein: MSTDSMDGGEAETHPEIEVTPEAAEQALSLLEKEGLDDGEAGLRLFVQQGGCAGLSYGMRFDDAPDEDDTIYEHHDLRVFVDPASLKYIEGSVLDYEDGLQAEGFHVENPNVVSECGCGESFRT; encoded by the coding sequence ATGAGCACGGACAGCATGGACGGCGGGGAGGCGGAGACGCACCCCGAGATCGAAGTGACGCCGGAGGCCGCCGAACAGGCCCTCTCCCTGCTCGAGAAGGAAGGGCTCGACGACGGCGAGGCGGGGCTCCGCCTCTTCGTTCAGCAGGGTGGCTGTGCCGGCCTCTCCTACGGGATGCGGTTCGACGACGCGCCGGACGAGGACGACACCATCTACGAGCACCACGACCTGCGCGTGTTCGTCGATCCGGCGAGCCTGAAGTACATCGAGGGGAGCGTCCTCGACTACGAGGACGGCCTCCAGGCCGAGGGCTTCCACGTGGAGAACCCCAACGTCGTCAGCGAGTGCGGCTGCGGCGAATCGTTCCGAACGTAA